The window CGTGAGGTGTTCTCCGTCCGCCGGTTCCGGGGCCCGCCGTCAGGCTCCGCCGGGCGGTCCCGGGGGCCAGGGGACGTCGGCCAACAGCGGCAGCAGCACCTCCTCTTCGTGGTCGAGGTGCGCGTTCAGCGCGTCCGACATCCGCCGCAGCTCGCTGCGGAACCGCTCCGGTTCGGCGACGGCGAGATCGCCCAACAGGGCGACCAGCGCGCCCTGGAGACGTGCGACCGTACGGTGCTCCGCGCGGAGCCGGTCGAACACGTCGGACAGGGCGGGGTGGTGGACGGCCATCCCGGGGAACAGGTGCGCGTCCTCGGTGGTGTGGTGGAACTCCAGGGACCGGCAGAAGGCCAGGCAGCGCTGTCGGATCTGGAGCCCGAGCGACGGGGGCGGCGGATCCCCGGGACCCGAGTGCGCGGCCCGTGCGACGAAGTGGGCGTCGACCTCGGCGCCGACGTGTCGGAGCTGCGCCCGCAGCCAGGTGTGCGTCTCCAGCAGCTTGTCGGCCAGGGTCGCGATCTCGCGCGGCGGCTCCCAGCC of the Streptomyces sp. NBC_01426 genome contains:
- a CDS encoding nitroreductase/quinone reductase family protein produces the protein MPTPFNRSVIEEFRAHHGKVGGPFEGADLLLLTTTGARTGTERTTPLGYVRHDDALLLVASDLGGPRHPDWYHNLLAHPVVRVELGTESFEALAVPAEEPRRAELFAYVESRSPGYADYQARTTRILPVVELRRAEPDGWEPPREIATLADKLLETHTWLRAQLRHVGAEVDAHFVARAAHSGPGDPPPPSLGLQIRQRCLAFCRSLEFHHTTEDAHLFPGMAVHHPALSDVFDRLRAEHRTVARLQGALVALLGDLAVAEPERFRSELRRMSDALNAHLDHEEEVLLPLLADVPWPPGPPGGA